From the bacterium genome, one window contains:
- a CDS encoding radical SAM protein, whose protein sequence is MKTILHTDRAYRLKRFGYYFRTVRQALRNNVGAGNYLHLAFDRMLRIDSALPHMLYVEMSNVCNTQCAYCPYPTYSYNEPFLREDVLESIVASLSRQPVDKIMIGGGEPTLHPEFSSYARRLRQSAKFLSVVTNGQWTDDRVTHTLAEGTFDLVEVSVDAGGKEEYERTRKGGKYHRLLGNLDALMRIKRESRSRTIIGIRLMIRPTMRKAERQYLQAWKPYCDTILPQYISTPAGMGELDDAYLSVHQHNNDFPRCTYPSRALQIKSDGTVPLCSFKGHAAPADRILLGDIREHSIQLLWKHPLLLQYRAAHRSRDTQRMPACRGCPGG, encoded by the coding sequence ATGAAGACCATCCTCCATACAGACAGGGCTTACCGTCTCAAACGCTTCGGATACTACTTTCGGACGGTGCGGCAGGCGCTGCGCAATAACGTGGGTGCAGGGAATTATCTCCACCTGGCATTCGATCGGATGCTGCGCATAGACAGCGCGCTGCCGCATATGCTGTACGTGGAGATGTCCAACGTCTGCAATACGCAGTGTGCGTACTGTCCGTACCCCACATACAGCTACAATGAACCCTTCCTGCGGGAGGATGTTCTCGAAAGCATCGTTGCATCACTCTCGAGGCAGCCGGTAGACAAAATCATGATAGGGGGCGGAGAGCCGACGCTGCATCCGGAGTTCAGTTCGTATGCGAGACGGCTGAGGCAGTCTGCGAAATTCCTCTCCGTGGTGACGAATGGACAGTGGACCGATGACCGCGTGACACATACGCTGGCGGAAGGCACCTTCGACCTGGTGGAGGTCTCCGTGGATGCAGGCGGCAAGGAAGAGTATGAGCGAACACGGAAGGGAGGGAAATACCATCGCCTGCTCGGCAATCTCGATGCGCTTATGCGCATCAAGCGCGAATCGCGTTCGAGAACCATAATAGGTATCAGGCTGATGATTCGTCCCACAATGCGTAAAGCGGAGCGACAGTACCTGCAGGCCTGGAAACCATACTGTGATACTATCCTGCCGCAGTACATCTCAACGCCTGCCGGGATGGGAGAACTGGACGATGCCTATCTCTCGGTGCATCAGCACAACAATGACTTCCCACGCTGTACGTATCCGTCACGAGCATTGCAGATTAAAAGTGACGGTACCGTACCCCTCTGTTCGTTCAAGGGACATGCCGCACCGGCGGACAGAATACTTCTCGGGGATATCAGGGAACACAGCATACAATTGCTCTGGAAGCACCCGCTGCTCCTGCAGTACCGCGCCGCGCATCGAAGTCGCGACACGCAGCGTATGCCAGCGTGCAGGGGGTGTCCCGGGGGATAG